The Nitrogeniibacter aestuarii genome has a window encoding:
- a CDS encoding DUF2341 domain-containing protein, with protein sequence MKKLLVLLLAIALPATAFAWWNESWTARRAIVVDTSAETGVAPSGAVSRLTIPVRLHSGNFDFLGAKLDGADLRVMAADDLTPLSFHVERFDSTEELALIWVQLPQVAPLMADQRVYLYFGNVSADAAGDAAASFDPGTAAVFHFGELDGAIKDATGNGNVVAAPIAIEPAGLLGPSARFDGTQTLEIAASASLAMDDARGSTISFWVRPDAGVTDGTLYHQGDVRLDIDNGVLTLRTPEAELVGGSITPDVWQHVVVTARSGEVKFYLDGQQSAAGAAALPLQQAPVIVGEGFSGLVDELQIASTVRSADWVKLTAAAEGPDGQFVKVTEDNGEVAEEGGHNYFGILVENLTTDAWVVIIILGVMFALAAVVMVLKSMLVSRIDSHNRAFLKRFRDAGTDFLSIDAQRRHDNSSLFRLYTAGVRELQKRLDAGQQDISSASIDAIKAAVDADLVRESHKLNSKMVVLTIAISGGPFLGLLGTVVGVMITFAAIAAAGDVNVNAIAPGIAAALLATVAGLAVAIPALFGYNYLASRIKNISADMQIFVDELITRIAEMYAR encoded by the coding sequence ATGAAAAAACTTCTTGTTCTCCTGCTTGCCATTGCCTTGCCCGCCACCGCGTTTGCCTGGTGGAACGAGTCGTGGACCGCCCGTCGCGCCATCGTCGTCGATACCTCTGCTGAAACCGGCGTGGCACCCTCGGGCGCCGTGTCCAGGCTGACGATTCCGGTGCGCCTGCACAGCGGGAATTTCGATTTTCTCGGGGCGAAGCTCGACGGCGCCGACCTGCGGGTCATGGCGGCGGATGATCTGACGCCGCTGAGTTTCCATGTCGAGCGCTTCGATTCGACCGAAGAGCTTGCGCTGATCTGGGTGCAGCTGCCCCAGGTGGCGCCACTGATGGCCGATCAGCGGGTCTATCTGTATTTCGGCAATGTGAGCGCCGATGCCGCGGGTGATGCCGCTGCCAGTTTCGACCCGGGCACGGCGGCTGTCTTTCATTTCGGCGAACTCGATGGTGCCATCAAGGATGCCACGGGCAACGGCAACGTGGTCGCAGCACCGATCGCCATCGAACCGGCCGGCCTGCTGGGGCCGAGCGCCCGTTTCGACGGCACGCAGACCCTGGAGATCGCCGCCTCGGCCAGTCTGGCCATGGACGATGCCCGGGGCAGCACGATTTCGTTCTGGGTGCGGCCAGATGCCGGTGTGACCGACGGCACGCTCTACCACCAGGGCGATGTGCGGTTGGACATCGACAATGGCGTGCTCACCCTGCGCACGCCCGAGGCTGAACTGGTGGGTGGCAGCATCACCCCTGACGTCTGGCAGCATGTGGTCGTGACCGCGCGCAGTGGCGAGGTGAAGTTCTATCTCGATGGCCAGCAGTCGGCCGCCGGCGCCGCTGCGCTGCCTTTGCAACAGGCACCGGTGATCGTGGGTGAGGGATTTTCCGGCCTCGTCGATGAACTGCAGATCGCGTCCACCGTGCGCAGTGCCGACTGGGTGAAACTCACCGCCGCGGCGGAAGGGCCCGACGGCCAGTTCGTGAAGGTGACTGAGGACAACGGCGAAGTGGCCGAGGAGGGCGGGCACAACTACTTCGGCATTCTGGTCGAGAACCTCACCACCGATGCCTGGGTGGTCATCATCATTCTGGGCGTGATGTTCGCGCTCGCGGCGGTGGTGATGGTGCTCAAGTCGATGCTGGTGAGCCGTATCGACAGCCACAATCGTGCCTTCCTCAAGCGTTTTCGCGATGCCGGGACGGATTTCCTCAGCATCGACGCACAGCGCAGGCACGACAATTCTTCGCTGTTCCGGCTTTATACGGCGGGCGTGCGCGAGTTGCAGAAACGCCTCGACGCCGGGCAGCAGGATATATCCAGTGCGTCGATCGACGCCATCAAGGCCGCAGTGGATGCGGATCTGGTGCGCGAGTCGCACAAGCTCAATTCCAAGATGGTGGTGTTGACCATCGCCATCTCCGGCGGCCCGTTCCTGGGGCTGCTCGGTACCGTGGTGGGCGTGATGATCACCTTCGCCGCCATCGCGGCCGCGGGCGATGTGAACGTCAACGCCATTGCGCCGGGTATTGCTGCCGCGCTGCTGGCGACGGTGGCGGGGCTGGCGGTCGCAATTCCGGCGCTGTTTGGCTACAACTACCTCGCGTCGCGCATCAAGAACATTTCGGCGGACATGCAGATCTTTGTCGATGAGCTGATCACGCGCATCGCAGAAATGTACGCAAGGTGA
- a CDS encoding ExbD/TolR family protein has product MAGDVREDNQPYDDINVTPMLDLAYVLLVVFIILTTASVQGIKVDSPETSVAENLAKPQTRAITITQQGDVFLDAYPVDMAQLETRLAQFKAMNPALPVVLKGDAAAQYDKVMQALEICKKLGITEVGLVTKRAQP; this is encoded by the coding sequence ATGGCCGGTGACGTTCGCGAAGACAACCAGCCGTACGACGACATCAATGTCACGCCCATGCTGGATCTGGCCTATGTGCTGCTCGTGGTCTTCATCATCCTGACCACCGCATCGGTGCAAGGCATCAAGGTCGATTCGCCTGAAACCTCGGTGGCCGAGAACCTCGCCAAGCCGCAGACCCGCGCCATCACCATCACCCAGCAGGGGGACGTGTTTCTCGATGCCTACCCGGTGGACATGGCGCAGCTCGAAACCCGTCTGGCCCAGTTCAAGGCCATGAATCCGGCCTTGCCGGTGGTGCTCAAAGGCGACGCCGCGGCCCAGTACGACAAGGTGATGCAGGCCCTGGAGATCTGCAAGAAGCTCGGCATCACCGAAGTGGGCCTGGTCACCAAGCGTGCGCAGCCATAG
- a CDS encoding ExbD/TolR family protein → MQVHDDAKPYDSINVTPMLDLAYVLLVVFIIMTTASVQGLTMNLPKPSNKPSEEKHETKIVQISPEGRFMINGIGVTLPELESQLLAAKARDPKLSVMVKGDPATQYARVIEVVDLVNRLQISGLGLITARIGT, encoded by the coding sequence ATGCAGGTACACGACGACGCTAAACCCTACGACTCGATCAACGTGACGCCCATGCTGGACCTGGCGTATGTGCTGCTCGTGGTGTTCATCATCATGACCACCGCCTCGGTCCAGGGGCTGACCATGAATCTGCCCAAGCCGAGCAACAAACCGAGTGAGGAGAAGCACGAGACCAAGATCGTGCAGATCTCGCCCGAGGGGCGGTTCATGATCAATGGCATCGGGGTGACCCTGCCCGAGCTCGAGTCTCAGTTGCTCGCGGCCAAGGCGCGCGACCCGAAGCTCTCGGTCATGGTCAAGGGGGATCCGGCCACCCAGTACGCCCGCGTCATCGAGGTGGTGGATCTGGTCAATCGCCTGCAGATCAGTGGTCTCGGGCTCATCACGGCGCGAATCGGCACATGA
- a CDS encoding energy transducer TonB family protein has translation MSGLAEDDIVEASWKRYARVGVLAVLGLGLAAGLVYLVQGLGSDAKRPARQVTRITIIPDTPPPPPPPPPKEQPKPEPPKAETKPMKVDQPKPVDAPRPEPDPQLKMEGEAGDGPSPFASGEVTQEYSGGDIGSGNGLQFRFYTNLIQRHIQGSLQQDQILKGVDFRAVVRVWLDASGRLVRSELVGSTGDAETDRALRTAMAGLPNMGEPPPQNMPQPVKLRITNRVTG, from the coding sequence ATGAGCGGCTTGGCTGAAGACGACATCGTCGAGGCTTCGTGGAAGCGCTATGCCCGGGTCGGGGTGCTGGCCGTGCTCGGCCTGGGGCTGGCGGCCGGTCTGGTTTATCTCGTCCAGGGCCTGGGCAGCGATGCCAAACGACCTGCGCGCCAGGTGACCAGGATCACCATCATTCCCGATACGCCGCCGCCACCGCCCCCACCACCGCCCAAGGAGCAGCCCAAGCCGGAACCGCCAAAGGCCGAAACCAAGCCGATGAAGGTGGATCAGCCCAAGCCGGTCGACGCCCCCAGACCCGAACCAGACCCGCAACTGAAGATGGAAGGTGAGGCGGGCGACGGTCCCAGCCCCTTTGCGTCGGGTGAAGTCACCCAGGAGTACTCGGGTGGCGATATCGGCAGCGGCAACGGGTTGCAGTTCCGCTTCTACACCAACCTGATCCAGCGCCACATCCAGGGCAGCCTGCAGCAGGACCAGATACTCAAGGGTGTTGATTTTCGCGCGGTGGTTCGCGTCTGGCTGGACGCATCCGGCCGGTTGGTGCGTTCGGAGCTGGTGGGCAGCACGGGGGATGCGGAAACGGACCGCGCCTTGCGCACCGCCATGGCCGGGTTGCCGAACATGGGCGAGCCACCGCCGCAGAACATGCCTCAACCCGTCAAGTTGCGCATCACCAACCGGGTGACGGGCTGA